The Montipora capricornis isolate CH-2021 chromosome 6, ASM3666992v2, whole genome shotgun sequence genome has a window encoding:
- the LOC138051024 gene encoding 52 kDa repressor of the inhibitor of the protein kinase-like: MGNPGNFLSLLSILSEHDELLQRHLQAPRDKSAQYMSPQIQNELLSVLSKMILNDILKEIRKAKFFAIMADEATSHNDEQLSLCLRFVDEGKNIRDEFIEFVHMDNVSGHSIATAILHSLDEKQLDATHIRAQTYDGAAAMSSENVGVQERIREVSTLAMYSHCAGHCLNLVIVHSCKTPLVRNTIDKMKEVCLFFNYSPKREGLLKSVISKEVLHAEKRKPLLNLCATRWAERHSAYSHFYASYVYMVYSLEVIAHGLHQDKGYDHAQGNWASKTKQDASGLLASITSFDFILSFVTVYVMFSHLDGISKKLQSSSQDIFQAYEMVTEVTQVYRKLRHDVVVHFGRCYAQAVRMAEKIGTTPDMPRIAKRQIHRSNTPAATPEEYYRLNLAIPFLDHISNEFEQQFTGLSAKCGKLIGLVPTVQMSEDVEPDFEEVLNTYTDDLPSPELFHHELFRWKLYLSDQAYFPNIYVLLQIAATIPATSCECERSFSALRRLNTFNRACMGQKRLSALALIHIHYDKELNLDDAVDIFAKLHPRRMDLQSIIFHDE; encoded by the coding sequence ATGGGAAATCCGGGAAACTTTCTGTCTCTGCTGTCCATACTTTCTGAGCATGATGAATTGTTGCAACGTCACTTGCAAGCTCCAAGGGACAAATCCGCTCAGTACATGTCCCCACAAATTCAAAACGAGCTCCTTTCTGTGCTGAGCAAAATGATTTTGAATGATATTTTGAAGGAGATACGGAAAGCAAAGTTTTTTGCTATCATGGCAGACGAAGCTACGTCGCACAATGATGAACAGCTGAGTCTCTGTCTCAGGTTCGTGGATGAGGGAAAAAACATTCGCGACGAATTCATTGAGTTTGTGCACATGGACAATGTCAGCGGTCATAGTATAGCTACAGCTATATTGCATTCTCTTGACGAGAAACAGCTCGATGCTACTCACATCCGTGCCCAAACATATGATGGTGCTGCAGCAATGTCAAGTGAAAATGTTGGCGTTCAAGAACGAATCCGTGAAGTTTCAACTTTGGCAATGTATTCACACTGTGCAGGACATTGCTTGAATCTTGTCATTGTTCACTCGTGTAAGACCCCGCTTGTCAGGAACACAATCGACAAAATGAAGGAGGTTTGCCTTTTCTTTAACTACAGTCCAAAAAGAGAGGGACTCCTAAAATCAGTAATATCCAAGGAAGTATTACATGCTGAAAAGCGAAAGCCACTTCTGAATCTCTGTGCAACACGATGGGCTGAGAGGCATTCTGCATATAGCCACTTCTATGCATCATATGTATATATGGTGTACTCTTTGGAAGTGATAGCCCATGGCCTCCACCAGGATAAGGGCTATGATCACGCGCAGGGAAACTGGGCTTCCAAGACAAAGCAAGATGCATCTGGGCTGCTGGCTTCCATTACCAGCTTCGATTTCATTCTGTCCTTTGTGACGGTATACGTCATGTTCTCGCATCTGGATGGCATCAGTAAAAAGCTGCAGAGTTCAAGCCAAGACATATTCCAAGCATATGAAATGGTAACAGAAGTCACTCAAGTTTATCGCAAGTTAAGACATGATGTTGTGGTACATTTCGGAAGGTGCTATGCGCAAGCTGTGCGAATGGCTGAGAAAATTGGAACGACGCCTGACATGCCACGTATTGCAAAACGCCAAATTCATCGCTCAAACACACCAGCAGCTACACCGGAGGAGTACTATAGACTAAATTTGGCTATTCCATTCCTGGACCACATATCTAATGAATTTGAGCAGCAGTTTACAGGTTTGTCTGCCAAATGTGGGAAGCTGATCGGATTGGTACCAACTGTCCAGATGAGTGAGGATGTTGAACCTGACTTTGAAGAGGTGCTCAACACGTATACTGATGATCTCCCCTCTCCGGAGTTGTTCCACCATGAATTGTTCAGGTGGAAGCTGTACTTGAGCGACCAGGCATATTTTCCGAACATATATGTCTTACTCCAGATAGCAGCTACAATCCCTGCAACAAGTTGCGAATGTGAACGGAGTTTCTCTGCACTGAGGAGGTTGAATACTTTCAACCGTGCCTGTATGGGCCAGAAAAGGCTTTCGGCCCTTGCCCTAATTCATATACACTATGATAAAGAACTAAATCTGGATGATGCCGTGGATATTTTTGCAAAGCTCCACCCAAGGAGAATGGACCTGCAGAGTATTATATTCCATGACGAATAG